Proteins from one Ipomoea triloba cultivar NCNSP0323 chromosome 1, ASM357664v1 genomic window:
- the LOC116017046 gene encoding uncharacterized protein LOC116017046: MVESGRLMFIRNNQKALRCEQYKGLSDALFRGDIDPSTQGKRIILPSSFTGGARYMIQNYQNAMAICRWIGYPNLFITFTCNPKWHEIQRFIEVRGLRTEDRPDIVSRVFKMKLDSLVKELKSGELFGLVKASEIPDIEIDKDYYKAVEEFMVHGPCGVARSNSPCMVNGRCTKYFPKRFVDSSSFDQDGYSIYRRRDDGRTITKNGIQMDNRAHLNVEWCNQSRSIKYLFKYINKGNDRVTAEFYRSSTEGNGVEVVDEINMYYDCRYVSASEATCRLLSYDIQCRTPAVERLSFHLPDSQTVYFENDEDVETILNRQTLGESMFTEWFEANKKYSEARLLCYIEMPNKFVWKKNVRQWQPRQRGFSIGRIFYVPPGTGELYYLRCLLNIVRGPQSFEDIKTYNGKEYNTFKDACYARGLLDDDLEYIDAIKEASEWSTAHSLRKLFVTLLMANTMGRPEYVWNEVWTYLAEDAQYNRRKVLNDQDLFLNDQEKKEFALIQLEKLLLLYNKSLKDFPDVPLVSEELSLTTNNRLILEELSYDRELLAKESQLLHAQLIDEQRSIYDAVISDVYSNKGGLYFVYGYGGTGKTFLWRALSAYIRAKGQIAINVAFSGIASLLLPGGRTAHSRFAIPISINEESTCNIHQGSQLADLIVAAKLIISQLADLIVAANCHRTFGGKTVVFGGDFRQILPIVPKGSRQDIVSSAINSSYLWKHCKVMRLTKNLRLNSMQPGLDQQRMEEFANWLSSIGDGTIGEDNDGYAEVDIPSQMLLKCNGDPIATIVNSTFPQFNSGIIDDSCFHSSAILAPTLQVVNEVNEYMSDLTIGEGKTYFSSDTACKADGSSTVLANVHTPEFLNTIRASGLPNHALTLKVGSPVMLMRNIDHSLGLCNGTRLVVTRLAEHVVEGSILAGPNADTRVLIARMTITPSDTRLPFKFNRRQFPLMLSYAMTINKSQGQTLSNVGLILRKPVFVHGQLYVAASRISQPNGLKILICDDSXKRPQDFNL; this comes from the exons ATGGTTGAATCTGGTAGACTTATGTTTATAAGAAACAATCAGAAGGCATTGCGTTGTGAACAATACAAAGGGTTGTCAGATGCATTATTTAGGGGAGATATAGACCCTTCAACCCAAGGGAAGAGAATTATCTTACCATCAAGCTTTACAGGAGGTGCAAGGTATATGATACAAAACTACCAAAATGCCATGGCTATATGTCGTTGGATAGGCTATCCAAACTTATTCATTACATTTACATGTAACCCAAAGTGGCATGAAATCCAACGGTTTATTGAAGTTAGAGGTTTGCGGACAGAAGATAGACCCGATATTGTTAGTCGCGTCTTCAAAATGAAGCTTGATAGTTTGGTTAAAGAATTAAAATCAGGAGAACTCTTTGGTCTCGTCAAAGCAT CGGAAATTCCTGATATAGAGATTGATAAAGATTACTATAAGGCTGTCGAAGAATTCATGGTGCATGGTCCTTGCGGTGTTGCTAGATCTAACTCACCTTGCATGGTCAATGGACGATGTACCAAATACTTCCCCAAAAGATTTGTTGATTCATCAAGTTTTGATCAAGATGGATACTCTATATATAGAAGACGTGATGATGGAAgaacaataacaaagaatggTATTCAAATGGACAATAG GGCACATTTGAATGTTGAATGGTGCAACCAGTCCAGATCTATCAAGTACTTATTCAAGTATATCAACAAAGGCAATGATCGAGTCACTGCCGAATTCTATAGAAGTTCCACAGAAGGTAATGGTGTTGAGGTTGTTGATGAGATAAACATGTACTATGACTGTAGGTATGTTTCAGCTTCAGAGGCTACTTGTCGGTTACTTAGCTATGACATACAATGCAGAACTCCAGCTGTGGAGCGACTTAGTTTCCACTTGCCAGATAGCCAAACAGTATACTTTGAAAACGATGAAGATGTGGAAACCATTTTGAATCGACAGACCTTGGGCGAAAGCATGTTTACTGAATGGTTTGAAGCTAACAAGAAATACTCTGAAGCGAGATTGCTATGTTATATTGAAATGCCGAATaaatttgtttggaaaaaaaatgtgcGGCAATGGCAGCCAAGGCAACGTGGTTTTTCAATTGGTCGTATTTTTTACGTACCACCTGGTACTGGGGAGCTTTATTATCTTCGTTGCCTATTGAACATAGTTCGAGGACCTCAGAGTTTTGAAGACATCAAAACATATAATGGAAAAGAGTACAACACTTTTAAGGATGCATGTTATGCCCGTGGGTTACTAGATGATGATCTTGAGTACATTGATGCAATTAAGGAAGCTAGCGAATGGTCTACTGCACATTCACTAAGAAAGTTGTTTGTCACACTTTTAATGGCAAACACAATGGGGAGGCCTGAATATGTTTGGAACGAGGTTTGGACATATCTGGCAGAAGATGCTCAATACAATCGACGAAAAGTATTAAATGATCAAG ATTTGTTTCTAAACGACCAAGAAAAAAAGGAGTTTGCACTGATACAGTTGGAAAAACTGCTATTACTTTACAATAAGAGTTTGAAGGATTTTCCAGACGTGCCTTTAGTCTCAGAAGAATTGTCTCTTACGACTAACAATAGGTTGATCTTGGAAGAGTTATCATACGATCGTGAGTTGCTTGCTAAAGAAAGTCAGTTACTTCATGCTCAACTTATAGATGAACAAAGGTCAATTTATGATGCTGTTATTTCTGATGTTTATTCTAACAAGGGTGGATTGTACTTTGTTTACGGGTATGGTGGTACTGGCAAAACATTTCTTTGGAGGGCATTATCAGCTTATATTAGAGCTAAAGGTCAAATAGCTATCAATGTGGCATTCAGTGGTATAGCATCTTTGCTTTTGCCGGGAGGACGGACAGCACACTCTAGATTTGCAATACCTATTTCTATCAATGAAGAGTCAACTTGCAATATTCATCAAGGTAGCCAGTTGGCAGATCTCATTGTTGCAGCGAAGTTGATAATTAGCCAGTTGGCAGATCTCATTGTTGCAGCGAA TTGTCATAGGACATTTGGAGGTAAAACAGTGGTATTCGGAGGTGACTTTAGGCAAATTTTACCTATTGTGCCAAAAGGATCAAGACAAGACATTGTTTCTTCAGCTATCAATTCATCATACCTTTGGAAGCATTGCAAAGTTATGCGCCTAACAAAGAATTTGAGGTTAAATAGTATGCAACCTGGTTTGGATCAACAACGAATGGAAGAATTTGCAAACTGGCTTTCTTCAATAGGTGATGGTACTATTGGCGAAGATAACGATGGTTACGCTGAGGTTGATATCCCTTCTCAAATGTTGTTGAAATGTAATGGTGATCCTATTGCAACTATTGTTAATAGTACTTTCCCTCAGTTCAACAGTGGTATAATTGATGATAGCTGCTTTCATAGCAGTGCTATTTTAGCACCAACATTACAAGTTGTCAATGAAGTAAATGAATATATGTCCGACTTGACTATAGGTGAAGGGAAGACATATTTCAGTTCTGACACAGCTTGCAAAGCTGATGGTTCTTCTACTGTACTTGCAAATGTCCATACACCTGAATTCTTAAACACTATTAGAGCTTCAGGCCTGCCAAATCATGCTTTAACATTAAAGGTTGGGTCACCTGTAATGTTAATGAGAAATATTGATCACAGTCTAGGACTATGCAATGGTACTAGGTTGGTTGTTACAAGATTAGCTGAACATGTGGTTGAAGGAAGTATACTTGCAGGACCAAATGCTGACACTAGGGTTTTGATTGCTAGAATGACGATAACGCCATCTGACACAAGATTGCCTTTCAAGTTCAATAGAAGACAATTTCCTCTCATgttgtcatatgcaatgactatcaacaagAGTCAAGGCCAAACTTTGTCTAATGTTGGTTTGATCCTTAGGAAACCAGTTTTTGTCCATGGACAACTATATGTTGCTGCATCAAGAATAAGTCAACCAAACGGCCTCaagattttaatttgtgatgATTCANCCAAACGGCCTCaagattttaatttgtga